The DNA window AGGTAAAAATGGTGAAATTTATAATATTGGAGCTAATAATGAAAAAACTAATTTAGAAATTACAAAAGCTATTTTAAAAATAATGAATAAAGATGAATCGATGATAAGATATGTTAAAGATCGTCCTGGTCATGATTATCGGTATGCACTTAATAATGAAAAAATAAAAAGTGAGTTAGAATGGCAGCCCAGGATATCCTTTAATAAAGGTTTAATAAAAACAATTAAATGGTATCAAAATAATAAAAAATGGTGGAAAAAACTAAAATAAATGATTTAAATTAATTCTTGTTATAATGATTTAAATATATTATAATAGGTTAAGGACATTAGTTAAAAATAAATAAAAGAAATTTATATGGTGAAATTATTATAAACGCTATTAGAAAGGGTGGGTTTATGCACATTGAGTGTTTGAAATACTTTCAGAAAATAGCTAAAATAAAAAGTATATCGAAAGTTGCAAATAAATCACATATTTCACAACCAGCTTTAAGTCAACAAATTCAAAAATTAGAAAATTCTCTTGGAAAAAAATTATTTATAAGAAGTAATAAAGGAGTAAAGCTTACTTCTTCGGGGGAAATAGTTTTAAAATATGCTGATAATATAATAAGAACATATGAAAAAATGTTAAATGGCCTAAAAGAACAGGAACAAAAAGAAATAAAAATTGAAGGAGAATTTTCAATTGCTACTTATTGTTTGCCCTGTGCATTAATTAGTATGCAAGAAGAATATCCAACTCATAACTATAATTTAATTTCAAGTACTTCTGAGGAAATTGAAGGTGATGTCTTAAATGATATTTGTGAATTAGGTTTTATTACAAAACCTTCTTCTGAGGAAGAACTTGTATCAGAAAAAGTTATAACAGAAAAAGTTGTGTTAATATCTCCTGCTAATTATGATATACCTGAAAAAATTAGTATTAAAAAGATTTTAGATTATAAATTAATTATCTTAAAAGAAAGTTGTATTATCAAAGATAATTTAAGAGAAGGTTTATCAAGTATAGGATATACATTTGCAGATTTGAATATT is part of the Halanaerobiales bacterium genome and encodes:
- a CDS encoding LysR family transcriptional regulator, which translates into the protein MHIECLKYFQKIAKIKSISKVANKSHISQPALSQQIQKLENSLGKKLFIRSNKGVKLTSSGEIVLKYADNIIRTYEKMLNGLKEQEQKEIKIEGEFSIATYCLPCALISMQEEYPTHNYNLISSTSEEIEGDVLNDICELGFITKPSSEEELVSEKVITEKVVLISPANYDIPEKISIKKILDYKLIILKESCIIKDNLREGLSSIGYTFADLNIMSRLETTEAIKTLVQKGYGTALVPYNSVKDEFVANELNISRIEDYNLDYNIYMVRKSSENLTKDLKEFIKGFKNLGPNICC
- a CDS encoding GDP-mannose 4,6-dehydratase, whose translation is GKNGEIYNIGANNEKTNLEITKAILKIMNKDESMIRYVKDRPGHDYRYALNNEKIKSELEWQPRISFNKGLIKTIKWYQNNKKWWKKLK